In a single window of the Paenibacillus sp. MMS20-IR301 genome:
- a CDS encoding ABC transporter substrate-binding protein — MKRSMQKVTSSLLAVMMLGMVVTACGGNNADSGNAGSSGNSGKAAQGSDSSSSGKKTELLFWSPFSGSDGPFMKKIVDKYNSSQDQYKVNFVIQPNGEYYKQLDVALSTGKERPDLMIMHVDSVPTYQSKDQLQPVDGLANAAGINPADFAEAPIKYATIDSKLYTIPLDIHPVVMYYNKDLFEKAGVTAPPANRAEFDAAVEKLTDKSKGVYGYVVPTLWPQQFIFPSLVWQNGGELWNGTDVAYNSPEAVEMVQWLRDMVDKGISPANVQQDGENTLFLQGKNAIQFNGPWMKSQFDEAGLNYGVAVMPQIGKAKQAIYAGSHGFVVPKAVTDSNTLAGIGDFLKYVSGNSLDWAESGQAVASKTVMDSAEFKAMEFQSTVAQSFPAVQFAPNVLNWGTIVEPVWGELSNAILGKKSPQQAMDDAVAKSRQAMK; from the coding sequence ATGAAACGATCCATGCAAAAAGTAACATCAAGCTTATTGGCAGTCATGATGCTGGGAATGGTTGTAACTGCTTGCGGAGGCAACAATGCGGACAGCGGAAATGCCGGAAGCAGCGGCAACAGCGGCAAGGCAGCGCAGGGAAGTGACAGCAGCAGCAGCGGCAAGAAGACTGAGCTTTTGTTCTGGTCACCGTTCTCCGGTTCGGATGGCCCGTTCATGAAGAAAATCGTAGATAAATACAACAGCTCCCAGGATCAGTACAAGGTGAATTTTGTCATTCAGCCGAATGGTGAATATTACAAACAGCTGGATGTTGCGCTCAGCACCGGCAAGGAACGTCCGGACCTGATGATTATGCACGTCGATTCAGTGCCGACTTACCAGAGCAAGGATCAGCTGCAGCCGGTAGATGGGCTGGCGAATGCCGCCGGCATCAATCCTGCGGATTTCGCCGAAGCCCCGATTAAATACGCTACCATTGACAGCAAGCTGTACACCATTCCGCTGGATATCCACCCGGTGGTGATGTACTACAACAAGGATTTGTTTGAAAAGGCAGGCGTGACCGCGCCTCCAGCGAACCGCGCTGAATTCGATGCGGCAGTAGAGAAGCTGACGGATAAATCCAAAGGAGTCTACGGTTATGTTGTGCCTACACTCTGGCCGCAGCAGTTCATCTTCCCGTCGCTGGTCTGGCAGAACGGCGGAGAGCTGTGGAACGGAACAGACGTAGCCTACAATTCTCCGGAAGCGGTAGAAATGGTCCAATGGCTGCGCGATATGGTTGACAAGGGCATCTCCCCGGCAAATGTGCAGCAGGACGGCGAGAATACACTGTTCCTCCAGGGCAAAAATGCGATCCAGTTCAATGGTCCATGGATGAAATCACAGTTTGACGAAGCCGGGCTTAACTATGGCGTAGCGGTAATGCCGCAGATTGGTAAGGCGAAGCAGGCAATTTATGCAGGCTCACACGGCTTTGTCGTTCCGAAGGCGGTAACTGACAGCAACACACTGGCCGGTATCGGCGACTTCCTGAAGTATGTATCCGGCAACTCCCTGGATTGGGCGGAATCCGGTCAGGCTGTAGCATCGAAGACTGTGATGGACAGTGCGGAATTCAAGGCGATGGAGTTCCAGAGCACCGTAGCGCAGAGCTTCCCCGCGGTACAGTTTGCACCGAATGTGCTGAACTGGGGCACGATTGTTGAACCGGTATGGGGTGAGCTGAGCAATGCGATCCTTGGCAAAAAATCACCACAGCAGGCAATGGACGATGCAGTAGCCAAATCCCGTCAGGCGATGAAATAG
- a CDS encoding M23 family metallopeptidase translates to MKIKLAAFTFSIAISLLFTSNVFAADYSIVFGNTAPSAVNFNSPLSSSSTSGFAAVNSKWNQPRSSGTNPHNGVDLNAPLNTNVYAPYDGWSTGISVTGSYDIDFLVDANNNNIQDDGDYHIRFYHMNSREAAGKKSKGALIGKSGNQGTTAAHLHFGICSTSSGLVWLRNEVNYRHLSSTNWNSGKHLDAYAQVTWSSNTASFTSYIMNDGAKEYFSEVRMYYRTTSGSWTDGGVIPRSGDTYNYNFTGKVSSGTSVQWMIRIMRSGVSQAAFGPAKFYQPDNNPNASSYTYGYWTNTVS, encoded by the coding sequence ATGAAAATTAAATTAGCAGCATTTACATTCTCCATAGCCATTTCATTACTTTTCACATCAAATGTTTTCGCGGCCGATTACAGTATCGTTTTCGGGAATACAGCGCCATCTGCCGTTAATTTCAACTCACCGCTTTCCAGCAGTTCAACTTCCGGGTTTGCGGCAGTGAACAGCAAGTGGAATCAGCCGCGTTCGAGTGGAACAAATCCCCATAATGGAGTAGACCTAAATGCACCGTTGAATACGAATGTATACGCGCCGTATGATGGTTGGTCAACAGGTATAAGTGTTACAGGTTCGTATGATATCGATTTTTTGGTGGATGCAAACAACAATAATATACAAGATGATGGAGATTATCACATCAGGTTTTATCATATGAATAGTAGAGAGGCAGCAGGAAAGAAGAGCAAGGGGGCTCTGATAGGCAAGTCAGGCAATCAAGGAACCACCGCTGCACACCTTCACTTTGGAATCTGTTCAACATCAAGTGGCTTGGTATGGCTCAGAAATGAGGTCAATTACAGGCATTTATCTTCGACGAATTGGAATTCCGGGAAACACCTAGACGCTTATGCTCAAGTGACATGGAGTAGCAACACAGCGTCCTTTACCTCTTATATCATGAATGACGGTGCTAAAGAGTACTTTTCCGAAGTCAGGATGTACTATCGCACAACGTCGGGTTCGTGGACTGATGGAGGTGTCATACCTAGATCTGGCGATACCTACAATTATAATTTTACCGGAAAGGTATCTTCGGGGACATCCGTACAATGGATGATAAGAATTATGCGAAGCGGTGTATCTCAGGCGGCTTTCGGTCCTGCAAAATTCTATCAGCCGGATAACAATCCTAACGCGAGCTCTTACACGTATGGATACTGGACAAACACAGTCTCATAA
- a CDS encoding HIT family protein: protein MIHWNRGVPGVDCLGCRIANGIEPDLNIIYENELITCVLDIEPFNEGHTLILPKQHYKDIIEMDAETAKAVIDASRQISIALKRLYKPDGIRMCQDSGKFNDLTHYHMHLIPRYEGDGFVWGEPLHPDGAELRLSQTKVKLIEVLQEL from the coding sequence GTGATCCATTGGAATAGAGGGGTGCCGGGTGTGGACTGTCTAGGCTGCAGAATTGCAAATGGAATCGAACCTGATCTGAACATTATTTATGAGAATGAGCTGATCACCTGTGTTCTTGATATTGAACCTTTCAATGAAGGCCATACGCTGATTCTTCCCAAGCAGCATTATAAGGATATTATTGAGATGGACGCGGAGACCGCTAAGGCCGTGATAGATGCTTCGCGGCAAATTTCTATCGCCTTGAAGCGCTTATATAAGCCGGACGGGATACGAATGTGTCAAGACAGCGGCAAATTCAACGATTTGACGCATTATCATATGCATCTCATTCCACGGTATGAAGGCGACGGGTTTGTCTGGGGCGAACCCCTGCACCCGGATGGTGCCGAGCTGCGGTTAAGCCAGACCAAAGTCAAGCTGATAGAAGTTCTACAAGAGCTATGA
- a CDS encoding CD3324 family protein, translating into MKYVNADHALPQHLLREVQKYIQGGLLYIPKPEGQHTRWGEKSGGRSYLAARNHSIRERYASGISVAGLAEEFCLSCDSIKKIVYGRKQA; encoded by the coding sequence ATGAAATATGTAAATGCAGATCATGCCTTGCCCCAGCATCTGCTGCGGGAAGTGCAGAAGTATATTCAGGGCGGGCTGCTCTATATCCCCAAGCCGGAAGGCCAGCATACCCGCTGGGGAGAGAAATCAGGCGGCAGAAGCTATTTGGCTGCCCGGAATCATTCGATCCGTGAGCGATACGCCAGCGGAATCAGTGTGGCCGGACTAGCTGAGGAATTTTGCCTGTCATGCGACAGTATCAAGAAGATCGTATACGGACGCAAGCAGGCGTGA
- a CDS encoding methyl-accepting chemotaxis protein yields the protein MKIRTKLSVMMIVVTLISTALMGIFTYTKSTGTIMSLTESSMAQVNTNKAQTIAAMIDKEKRSMQLVAGQAEITELLIQAGSGGLENGGQLQNQVNVKLQGLVKDAGNLEHMFVVDMNGIAVADSDTKLVGTDFSERNYTKNVMKTGEAVISETLKSKSTGAYVLAFVHPVTSGGKMIGFVASAVNASSIIKYLSDAQVTNAPSSYAYLVDETGNVLYHPDEAKIGSVVENAAIKSVVERIKTGENVPDGIVQYTYNGAEKKAAYTVLPETHWTLVLTGDLDEIMLPVQQMTNYILILGVGSLLLTLLIGIIVATRISSPIMKLTELINRTAELDLKYDNRYEYLSKNKDETGTIAKAMFRTRVVLREMAGSLITISSKVLDNAETLEKLSIDVRENAHDNSATTEQLSAGMEETAASTQEMTAAIHEIENNVRTISSRVKEGAGVSGQITERALALQQDALNSTDNAKRIYGSVRGEMEQAIEQSGAISEINVLAETILSITSQTNLLALNAAIEAARAGEAGRGFAVVAGEIRKLAEKSSQTASGIQGVVKNVNSSVEQMIRHSEAMLTFIDQNVLGDYERLNEVSQQYNSDAATINELMNQFEDAADHLNETVSSIAIAVNEVAATVNEGAIGVQDIAEKTADIVEKTFHEAAMADENTQSAKEMQVLVEKFKI from the coding sequence ATGAAGATTCGTACGAAGCTATCAGTAATGATGATTGTGGTCACACTGATTTCTACAGCATTAATGGGTATTTTTACGTACACTAAGTCTACTGGCACGATTATGAGTCTTACCGAATCTTCAATGGCACAGGTGAATACCAACAAGGCGCAGACGATTGCAGCAATGATAGATAAAGAGAAGCGGAGTATGCAGCTCGTAGCAGGTCAGGCGGAAATTACCGAACTGCTGATTCAGGCAGGAAGTGGCGGGCTTGAGAACGGGGGACAGCTGCAGAATCAGGTCAATGTGAAGCTGCAGGGCCTGGTGAAGGATGCCGGCAACCTGGAGCATATGTTTGTAGTTGATATGAACGGTATTGCCGTAGCTGACAGTGACACTAAGCTGGTCGGTACGGATTTCAGTGAAAGAAATTACACGAAGAATGTGATGAAGACCGGTGAGGCTGTAATCAGCGAGACGCTCAAATCCAAGTCTACCGGAGCTTATGTGCTGGCCTTCGTTCATCCTGTAACAAGCGGCGGCAAAATGATCGGGTTCGTGGCATCGGCCGTTAATGCGAGCAGCATCATCAAGTATTTGTCTGACGCCCAGGTGACTAATGCGCCGTCCTCCTATGCCTATCTGGTAGATGAGACGGGCAATGTTCTCTACCATCCGGATGAAGCAAAGATTGGTTCCGTAGTTGAGAATGCAGCGATTAAATCCGTTGTGGAGCGGATCAAGACGGGTGAGAACGTACCAGACGGAATAGTTCAGTATACTTATAACGGGGCGGAGAAAAAAGCGGCTTATACCGTTCTTCCAGAAACGCATTGGACGCTGGTGCTGACCGGCGATCTGGATGAGATTATGCTGCCAGTGCAGCAGATGACCAATTACATTCTGATTCTTGGAGTCGGGAGCCTGCTGCTTACCCTGCTGATCGGGATTATTGTCGCCACCCGGATCTCCTCGCCGATTATGAAGCTTACTGAGCTGATTAACCGTACGGCGGAGCTGGATCTGAAGTATGATAACCGCTACGAATACCTGAGCAAGAATAAGGATGAGACCGGGACTATAGCCAAAGCCATGTTCCGTACCCGCGTCGTGCTGCGTGAGATGGCCGGAAGCCTGATTACGATCTCGTCCAAAGTGCTGGATAATGCGGAAACGCTGGAGAAGCTGTCCATTGATGTCAGAGAGAATGCGCATGATAATTCGGCCACGACAGAGCAGCTGTCCGCAGGGATGGAAGAGACAGCTGCCTCTACACAGGAGATGACAGCGGCCATACACGAGATTGAGAACAATGTCCGGACCATCTCCAGCCGGGTAAAAGAGGGGGCGGGAGTCTCCGGGCAGATTACGGAGCGTGCACTGGCACTACAGCAGGATGCACTCAACTCCACGGATAATGCCAAACGGATCTACGGCTCGGTCCGCGGGGAGATGGAGCAGGCGATTGAGCAGTCGGGCGCCATCAGTGAAATTAATGTGCTGGCCGAGACTATTCTCTCCATTACAAGCCAGACGAATCTGCTGGCTCTGAATGCGGCAATTGAAGCTGCGCGGGCGGGTGAGGCCGGCCGGGGCTTCGCTGTAGTGGCCGGAGAGATCCGCAAGCTGGCCGAGAAGTCTTCTCAGACAGCATCGGGTATCCAGGGCGTGGTCAAAAATGTCAACAGCTCCGTAGAGCAAATGATCCGCCATTCCGAAGCGATGCTGACCTTCATTGACCAGAACGTGCTGGGCGATTATGAGCGCCTGAACGAGGTCAGCCAGCAGTACAACAGTGATGCAGCAACGATTAATGAGCTGATGAACCAGTTCGAGGATGCGGCTGATCATCTGAATGAAACGGTGTCGAGCATTGCCATTGCCGTCAATGAAGTGGCGGCGACGGTGAATGAAGGCGCAATCGGTGTGCAGGATATCGCCGAGAAGACCGCAGATATTGTGGAGAAGACCTTCCACGAAGCGGCGATGGCGGATGAGAATACCCAAAGCGCCAAGGAAATGCAGGTGCTGGTAGAGAAATTCAAAATCTGA
- a CDS encoding bile acid:sodium symporter family protein: MPLLTPAAIAVGVLNEKALLPFTWLVPWIFAFMTLIGSLKSNFRDVLAVLARPQKLMILLIILHVAMPLIGWLAAMLFFPGDPYTVTGYVLLFAIPTGVVSVVWVSMHGGNVALTLALILIDTLLSPLIVPGTLYLLMGASVQMEIGEMMTGLLWMVVLPSVAGMLLNQFSKGKITAVLGPPLAPFVKVGLFIVVSINGASIARYLKHPDGKLALIIAVTFVTVILGYVIGAAVSRRFRWNDEDAVAVQFNSGMRNLSAGAVLAVKYFPPAVALPVISGMLFQQILAACSGMFIRSRARRLLQAGAAAEQLAAKRGA; the protein is encoded by the coding sequence ATGCCATTGCTCACTCCGGCAGCCATTGCGGTTGGCGTACTGAATGAAAAGGCGCTGCTGCCGTTTACATGGCTCGTGCCGTGGATATTTGCTTTCATGACGCTGATCGGCAGCCTGAAATCGAATTTCCGTGATGTGCTGGCCGTGCTGGCAAGACCGCAGAAGCTGATGATTCTGCTGATTATACTGCATGTAGCTATGCCGCTGATCGGCTGGCTGGCGGCAATGCTCTTCTTCCCGGGAGATCCGTATACAGTGACCGGATATGTGCTGCTGTTCGCAATCCCGACAGGAGTGGTAAGTGTTGTCTGGGTGTCGATGCATGGCGGGAATGTGGCGCTTACGCTGGCATTAATCCTGATTGATACCTTACTCTCCCCGCTGATTGTGCCCGGTACGCTGTATCTGCTGATGGGAGCAAGCGTGCAGATGGAGATTGGCGAGATGATGACCGGCCTGCTCTGGATGGTAGTGCTGCCTTCTGTCGCCGGGATGCTGCTCAACCAGTTCTCCAAGGGTAAAATCACTGCCGTGCTTGGCCCGCCGCTGGCGCCGTTTGTCAAAGTCGGCCTGTTCATCGTGGTGTCCATCAATGGCGCCAGCATTGCCCGCTATCTGAAGCATCCGGACGGGAAGCTGGCGCTGATTATTGCTGTCACCTTTGTAACGGTAATTCTCGGTTATGTCATCGGCGCGGCAGTTTCCCGCCGTTTCCGCTGGAATGATGAAGATGCCGTAGCTGTACAGTTTAATTCGGGTATGCGCAACCTCAGTGCAGGTGCGGTGCTGGCCGTCAAATATTTCCCGCCGGCCGTTGCCCTGCCGGTTATCTCCGGGATGCTGTTCCAGCAGATTCTCGCTGCCTGCTCCGGCATGTTCATCCGCAGCCGGGCGAGACGCCTGCTGCAGGCGGGAGCGGCAGCGGAGCAGCTGGCAGCGAAGCGGGGGGCCTAA
- a CDS encoding radical SAM protein — protein MSTKYKALELDKPMTYELEGLEVGVTSNCNFRCDYCCAYNRNDGQMINSKEVIRILEDLPNLKRVRLSGGEVTLKFQDCVEIVAYCSSRGIQTQLNSNGSLLNEERIGQLVEAGLTTIHISFNFTNAEDFSRYYNIHTSVYHKIRENITMFAKTDVNVVLETLLFNETQDNMREISEHVYSMGVRTHEIQNSIIMGHTGWKAIAAREQLKNAVNELITRKPEDTTLYFTCMDRFMEAMGFEEQPGVYFPHCIEGMKQLHLHGNGDILISELCHPVIIGNIYNGTSLKDLYSNMPAPLEKYLEKRPCPALDALFPQGV, from the coding sequence ATGAGCACAAAATACAAAGCACTGGAACTGGATAAGCCGATGACATATGAGCTGGAAGGGCTTGAAGTCGGGGTCACCTCAAACTGCAATTTCCGCTGCGACTACTGCTGCGCCTACAATAGAAATGACGGACAGATGATTAACAGCAAGGAGGTAATCCGCATTCTGGAGGATCTGCCTAATTTGAAGCGTGTCCGCCTCTCCGGCGGTGAAGTGACGCTGAAATTCCAGGATTGCGTGGAGATTGTGGCTTACTGCAGCTCGCGTGGCATTCAGACCCAGTTGAATTCAAACGGCAGCCTGCTGAATGAAGAACGGATCGGACAGCTGGTTGAGGCCGGACTGACGACGATCCATATCTCCTTTAATTTCACCAACGCTGAGGATTTCTCGCGGTATTACAATATTCACACCAGCGTGTATCACAAAATCAGAGAGAACATCACCATGTTCGCCAAAACAGATGTCAATGTCGTACTCGAAACGCTGCTGTTCAACGAAACGCAGGATAATATGCGGGAGATCAGCGAGCATGTATATTCGATGGGCGTAAGAACCCACGAAATCCAGAACAGCATCATTATGGGACACACCGGCTGGAAGGCGATTGCGGCCCGTGAACAACTGAAGAATGCCGTGAATGAGCTGATTACCCGGAAGCCCGAGGATACAACACTCTACTTCACATGTATGGACCGGTTCATGGAGGCGATGGGCTTCGAGGAGCAGCCTGGTGTCTACTTCCCGCACTGCATTGAGGGCATGAAGCAGCTTCACCTGCACGGCAACGGCGATATTCTGATCTCCGAGCTGTGCCATCCGGTTATTATCGGCAATATTTATAACGGCACCTCGCTAAAAGATCTGTACAGCAATATGCCTGCACCGCTTGAGAAATATCTGGAGAAGCGCCCTTGCCCGGCGCTTGATGCTTTATTCCCGCAAGGCGTATGA
- a CDS encoding stalk domain-containing protein has translation MKALAKIVLCAAISIGGMSALPVNGAQAAAPASVSIQLDGYPLPFPVEPAVMSGTTMVPFRAISEALGIQVEWNQAARRITATQQSAADAAKTVVILTLGNTNASVNGTAVKLEAAPQNIRGTTMVPLKFFSQQFGAAVAWNQAAKTVSITSPKRDIYTLGFYAQKAYSEVSLIPSFDAVAFGWSRIDKTGQFTTTGTDFWWPEAAGDVTPESIVQNAAATGTAPYLMVYSSDSSLELSKNLEDPQLQAQTIASIVDLAASKGFQGIGLDLEGLGLTGDKGAVQSQYNAFVKNLSAAARAASLKLTVILHPLNSSYKGYDYKTLGSLADDLVIMAYAYEGEKGPEPTAKVDEGIRLALQQVSKDKLILGISVFSENESSVNTKIGLAKRYGLKGIAIWRLGLIGQPVMSKMGEAIEL, from the coding sequence ATGAAAGCTTTGGCTAAAATTGTGTTATGTGCTGCCATTTCAATTGGCGGCATGTCTGCTCTGCCCGTAAACGGTGCGCAGGCTGCTGCACCTGCCAGTGTCAGCATTCAGCTGGACGGCTATCCGCTGCCCTTCCCGGTTGAGCCGGCGGTAATGAGCGGAACGACCATGGTGCCGTTCCGGGCCATCTCTGAAGCACTGGGCATACAGGTGGAGTGGAACCAGGCAGCGCGCCGGATCACAGCTACTCAGCAATCTGCGGCTGATGCGGCTAAGACTGTAGTCATTCTGACCCTCGGCAATACTAATGCGTCTGTGAACGGAACGGCTGTGAAGCTGGAGGCTGCGCCGCAAAATATCCGCGGCACAACGATGGTTCCGCTCAAATTTTTCAGCCAGCAGTTCGGTGCAGCCGTAGCCTGGAATCAGGCAGCCAAGACGGTGTCGATTACTTCACCTAAGCGGGATATATACACTTTGGGCTTCTACGCTCAGAAAGCCTACAGCGAGGTTTCCCTGATTCCGAGCTTTGACGCTGTAGCCTTCGGCTGGAGCCGGATTGATAAGACCGGCCAGTTCACCACAACCGGAACCGATTTCTGGTGGCCGGAGGCTGCAGGTGACGTTACACCGGAATCTATTGTGCAGAATGCTGCCGCCACCGGTACGGCGCCTTATCTGATGGTCTATTCCAGTGACTCTTCGCTTGAGCTGAGCAAGAATCTGGAGGACCCGCAGCTGCAGGCGCAGACCATTGCAAGTATCGTTGATCTGGCAGCGTCCAAGGGCTTTCAGGGCATCGGCCTGGACCTGGAAGGGCTGGGCCTGACCGGAGACAAGGGAGCTGTGCAGAGCCAGTATAATGCTTTTGTCAAGAACCTCTCAGCCGCCGCACGTGCCGCCAGCCTGAAGCTGACAGTCATCCTGCATCCGCTCAACAGCTCTTACAAAGGTTACGATTACAAGACGCTGGGTTCACTTGCCGATGATCTTGTAATTATGGCTTATGCTTACGAAGGTGAGAAGGGACCTGAGCCTACCGCCAAGGTCGATGAAGGCATCCGGCTTGCCCTGCAGCAGGTCAGCAAGGACAAGCTGATTCTCGGTATTTCCGTGTTCAGCGAGAATGAATCCTCCGTGAACACGAAGATTGGCCTGGCCAAACGTTATGGCCTGAAGGGAATCGCGATCTGGCGCCTCGGCCTGATCGGCCAGCCGGTAATGAGCAAGATGGGCGAAGCTATTGAATTATAA
- a CDS encoding nucleoside hydrolase, with translation MSITRMIIDCDTGIDDALAILYALRTPDVVVEGITTVFGNIDVQQAADNTLRLLALADPGYDIPVALGASRALVRELTGFSTHVHGGNGIGDVQLAPSRQAPVQETAAEFIVRMADENPGEIVLVTLGRLTNLSLALDMDPLLVSKLKKVVVMGGTIFKPGNVTPVAEANLWGDPEAADRVFTSGLPVLMIGLDVTLKTRITSEHLELLKRCGREENTAIIDFMEQSLGYYFKFYREANYLINSAPLHDPLALMAALHPDLVTTRRMKVRVERQGEFTAGMVVADLRAQPKEGTFIEVAVDVEAERAVGVFLSAFM, from the coding sequence ATGAGTATAACGCGGATGATTATTGATTGTGATACAGGGATTGACGATGCGCTCGCCATTCTATACGCCCTGCGGACCCCGGATGTCGTAGTGGAGGGTATTACTACGGTATTCGGCAATATTGATGTGCAGCAGGCGGCGGACAACACACTCAGACTGCTGGCGCTTGCTGATCCGGGCTATGATATCCCGGTTGCGCTTGGGGCTTCACGGGCGCTGGTGCGGGAGCTTACGGGCTTCTCCACTCATGTGCATGGCGGTAACGGCATTGGCGATGTTCAGCTGGCACCTTCCCGGCAGGCTCCGGTTCAGGAGACGGCGGCAGAATTTATTGTGCGGATGGCTGACGAGAATCCGGGTGAGATCGTACTGGTTACTCTCGGGCGCCTGACCAATCTGTCGCTGGCGCTGGATATGGACCCGCTACTGGTCTCTAAGCTGAAGAAGGTAGTTGTTATGGGCGGTACGATCTTCAAACCGGGCAATGTGACACCGGTGGCTGAAGCTAATCTGTGGGGAGACCCGGAAGCGGCTGACCGGGTATTCACTTCAGGCCTGCCTGTGCTGATGATCGGACTCGATGTTACGCTGAAGACAAGGATAACTTCAGAGCATCTGGAGCTGTTGAAGCGCTGCGGCCGGGAAGAGAATACTGCGATTATTGATTTCATGGAACAGTCGCTCGGCTACTATTTCAAATTTTACCGGGAAGCCAATTATCTCATCAACAGTGCACCGCTGCATGATCCGCTGGCACTGATGGCGGCTCTGCATCCTGATCTGGTGACAACGCGGCGGATGAAGGTCCGTGTAGAGCGGCAGGGCGAATTCACTGCCGGGATGGTCGTAGCCGATCTGCGGGCACAGCCCAAGGAAGGGACGTTCATTGAAGTTGCAGTGGATGTCGAGGCGGAACGTGCAGTCGGCGTCTTTTTGAGTGCATTTATGTAG
- a CDS encoding MalY/PatB family protein has translation MKYDFERIIDRSNTRSYKWDQSEKLFGRKDILPLWVADMDFESPPAVKEVLLRRAQEGIYGYSVPSDSYKEAILSWYGRHHDWKIEKEWITDSPGIVTSLSLAVELFTAPGDPVIIQSPVYYPFYDVIQMNDRKVAKNPLLLKGGRYEMDYAGLEELMKDGAKLLLLCSPHNPGGRVWEREELLRLGGLCLQYGVTVISDEIHCDLAMPGYKHIPFASLSAELSDITVTTLAATKTFNLPGLQTSYIVASNPALRLKFERKLKALSLHMASFFAQEAVEAAYNEGDEWLEQLVQHVAGNAEYAIAYLQEKLPAIRVMKPQATYLLRMDCTALGLDAAGLKQLMYAEAGVAFNEGSVFGTEGQGHLRINLACPRSLLTRALENFTRAASAHTAKI, from the coding sequence TTGAAATATGATTTCGAACGTATCATTGACCGCAGCAATACCCGCTCTTACAAATGGGACCAGTCCGAGAAGCTGTTCGGCCGCAAGGATATTCTGCCGCTTTGGGTAGCAGATATGGATTTCGAAAGTCCGCCGGCAGTCAAGGAAGTGCTGCTGCGCCGTGCGCAGGAAGGAATCTACGGCTATAGTGTGCCTAGCGATTCCTATAAAGAAGCTATCCTTAGCTGGTACGGCAGACATCATGACTGGAAGATCGAAAAGGAATGGATTACAGATTCACCCGGTATCGTGACCTCACTCAGCCTGGCGGTTGAGCTGTTCACTGCACCCGGAGATCCGGTCATTATTCAGTCGCCGGTGTACTATCCGTTCTATGATGTCATTCAGATGAATGACCGCAAGGTAGCCAAGAACCCGCTGCTGCTGAAGGGCGGCAGGTATGAGATGGATTATGCGGGACTTGAGGAGCTGATGAAGGACGGGGCCAAGCTGCTGCTGCTGTGCAGTCCGCATAATCCCGGCGGCAGAGTATGGGAACGCGAGGAACTGCTGAGACTCGGCGGATTATGCCTGCAGTATGGCGTAACGGTCATTTCAGATGAGATTCATTGCGATCTGGCAATGCCCGGTTACAAGCATATTCCGTTTGCCTCCTTGTCAGCAGAACTGTCTGATATTACAGTCACGACGCTGGCTGCGACCAAAACGTTCAATTTACCGGGGCTGCAAACCTCGTATATTGTAGCTTCGAACCCTGCGCTGCGGCTCAAATTCGAACGCAAGCTGAAGGCGTTAAGCCTGCATATGGCTTCATTCTTCGCACAGGAAGCGGTGGAAGCTGCCTATAACGAAGGAGACGAGTGGCTGGAGCAATTGGTTCAGCATGTTGCCGGTAATGCAGAGTATGCAATAGCATACTTACAGGAGAAGCTTCCGGCAATCCGGGTGATGAAGCCGCAAGCGACATATCTGCTGCGGATGGATTGCACTGCGCTTGGCCTCGATGCGGCAGGGCTGAAGCAGCTGATGTATGCTGAGGCCGGGGTGGCTTTTAACGAAGGCTCTGTCTTCGGCACCGAAGGCCAAGGCCATTTGCGGATTAATCTGGCCTGCCCGCGTTCGCTGCTGACCCGGGCACTGGAGAATTTCACCCGGGCCGCGTCTGCGCATACCGCCAAGATCTAG
- a CDS encoding response regulator, producing MIKAFLLDVNQKDLYKLSSMLQRTGKVSVIGMSVHAQNVTDRIALLRPDVLFLDLQLPGMQGVIIAEYVKKQLPEIQIVVVTESKQHALWAFDQNIADYLMKPLEEVRLGHSLERLRKGCWADESTS from the coding sequence ATGATTAAGGCATTCCTGCTGGACGTGAACCAGAAGGATCTCTATAAGCTGTCGTCCATGCTGCAGCGCACAGGTAAGGTCAGCGTGATCGGTATGTCAGTCCATGCGCAGAATGTTACAGACAGAATTGCGCTGCTCCGTCCCGATGTACTGTTTCTGGATCTGCAGCTGCCTGGAATGCAAGGAGTAATTATTGCTGAATATGTAAAAAAACAGCTGCCGGAGATCCAGATTGTCGTTGTCACAGAGAGCAAGCAGCATGCGTTATGGGCCTTCGACCAGAATATTGCGGACTATCTCATGAAGCCGCTGGAGGAGGTCCGGCTGGGCCATTCATTAGAAAGGCTGCGCAAGGGCTGCTGGGCGGATGAATCTACGTCTTGA